CCCGTCTTGCAGCATCATCTGCACCAGGGTTTGCAGCTCCAGGGTGCGCTGCAAGCCGTCGGCGGGCACGATAAAGCTCAGCACATCCAGGTTTTCGGCTATGGGCTGCACGTCCTCGGCGCTCAGGCCCAGCCGCTGCCCCAGCTCCAGCAGAAACTGACTTTCGCTGGTATCAATGGCCCCATCGGCAGCGGCCACAAGTATCAGGTTCTGAAAGAAAGCCAGCTTCTTATGCTGGGTGTCAAGGAGTTGGTCGAGAGTGTGGGTGGTTTGCATGGTTGAGTCGGTGAAAGCAAAAACGCTTTAGCTAAACAGCTACTAATGAAACGGGCAGCCGCTGGCCTCTTCTACGGGAACGGCCGGCAGTGGGTGGGCGGGCTCCCCTACCAGCTGCACGTTCCGCATTACGAAGCCACTACGGGGTAAGGTGGGCATGCGGCTCAGGTCGTAGCCCAGGTCCTGCGGCGGCAGCTCGTAGCGCAGACGGCTGCTCAGAAAGGTAACGGCGTGCTTCAGGACTTCGATGGTTATCCACTCGCCGGCGCAGCGGTGGCCGGTGGCGTAGCCTCCCCCACCCTGCGGGATAAAGTCAAACGGATTCTCCTGCCAGTTGCGGAACCGGTCGGGCCAGAACGTATCGGGGTCGGGCCAGAGGTGGGGGTCATGGTTGGTGCCGTACACATCGAGCAGTACCAGCCGGCCTTTCGGGAAGCGGTAGCCGTGCCAGGTGAAATCTTCACATACCCGCGCGCCCAAAAACGGCGCAAGCGGCGAGTGGCGGCGCACCTCCTGCACAAACAGCTCGGTGTAGTCTTCTTCAGGATTTTGCAGCAGTTGCCGGTAAGATGGGTGCCCGTGCAAGGCCACGGCCGCAAACGTCACGTAAGTAGCAATGGCCACAATAGGCCGCAGCAGGTTGATCAACTCCACGGCCGCCATCTGGTCGCTGAGCAGTTTCCCATCCGGCTCCCGGTGCCTGGCAATGGCGGCCAAGGGCGAGTTGTGGGCCGGCCGTAGCGAGCCGCGGCGCACGTGCCGGATAACGTCCCGAATCCAGCTTTCGGCCCGCTGCCGGGCCTGCTTGCCCCGCGAGTGCCGGGCCCCCACTGCCCCAAAGGCATCTACCATAGCCCCAAAGTCGGCGGCCCGCCGGCGTACTTCCGCCTCCCGCAACGGCACCTGGCACCAGGCGCAGGCGGCCCGGCACAGAATGTCCTGCACCTCCGGGAACAGCACTACCTCCGGCTATTGCTCCCAGCGGCGGGCGGCGGTTTCCCACTCGCGGGCCAGCAGCGTCAGCAGGCGGTGGCGGCTGCCGGGCGTCATCACGGCCATAAACATGTCTTTGCGGCAGCGGTGGTTGGTGCCGTCCAGGGTTTGCACGGCATCCTGGCCCATGAGGGTGGTTTGCACCCGGCGCGGCACGGCGCCCAACCGCACGAAGCGGCTAGAGTTGTAGAACAGTTCGGCGCCTTCGGGACCGTGCAGGCAAATCACCGGCATGCCCAGCAGCCGGATCTGGAAGATGTCGGAATCGAGCCGCTCACTGCGGTTCAGCAGAAACGGAAACCCCTCGCGCAGCAGGTCCAAGGTAGAATCAAAGCTAGAGTCGCGCGGAATGGCGGGCATAGCAGGCAAGTATTTGCCTGCTTCCTACGGCTGGCCGGCAGCCGGGATGCGGAGGAGCTTGGCAGGTATTGCGTAGCGGATGCCACGGCATACTTGCCCGGCCAAACTGAAACGGCGGAATCTTAATGTCTTCTTGACTCTGGCATAACCTGTTATATAGGGTATCGAAAATAGTTTTGTGACGTGCAACACCGCACACTGTCACCCCCATTCCACCCTTCTTCATCACCCTATGAAAACCCTTGTGCTATCCTCCATCGGCGCCCTACTGCTTGCCGCTTGCACCACCCCCACCACGCCGGCACCCTCCACCGCCTGCGTTGATGCCAGCCTGAAAAATCCCGCCGTGCTGTGCACCGCCGACTACGACCCCGTGTGCGGCTGTGACGGGAAAACCTATAGCAACGCCTGCAACGCTACCAACGGCGCGGGCGTCAAGTCCTTCACCAAAGGCGCCTGCCCGGACAAGAAGTAAGGGGTACCGCGTCTCTGTATCTAATAAGAAAAAAGCCTGACCGGTGTGGTCAGGCTTTTTCATGCGGCAGTTAATTATCTGCTCGCCTAGCTATTCATCTGCTCAATCACGCCCACAATGTCTTCCGAGATGCCGGTGCTGCTGAAGCCGCCGTCGTGCAGCAGGTTTTGCATGGTTACGTAGCGGGTCAGGTCCGAGAACAGGCTGATGCAGTAGTCGGCGCAGGCTTCGGCCGGGGCGTTGCCTAGGGGCGACATCTTGTCGGCGTAGTCGAAGAAGGCGTCGAAGCCGCCCACGCCGGTGCCGGCCGTGGTTTTGGTGGGCGACTGGCTGATGGTGTTTACGCGCACTTTCTTGAGCTTGCCCAGGCGGTAGCCGTAGTTGCGGGCGATGCTTTCGAGCACGGCCTTGGCCTGCGACATGTCGGTGTAGTCGGGGAATACGCGCTGGGCGGCAATGTAGCTCAGGGCCACCACCGAGCCCCACTCGTTGAGGGCGTCCTGCTTCTCAGCCACGGCCATCATCTTATGAAACGACAGCGCCGACACGTCCAGGGTTTTCAGAAACCACTCGTAGTTCAGCTCGCCGTAGTGCTTGCCCTTGCGGATGTTGGTGCTCATGCCGATGCTGTGCAACACGAAGTCGAGCTTGCCGCCGAGCTGCTCCTGAGCCCCGCTGAACAGCTTCTCCAAATCCTCCACCGACGTAGCATCGGCCGGGATGATGGGGGCCTGGCACTCCTCAGCCAGCCGGTTGATTTCGCCCATGCGCATGGCCAGCGGGGCATTGGTCAGCACGAACCGGGCGCCCTCGGCGTAGGCGCGCTGGGCCACTTTCCAGGCAATAGACCGTTCGTCAAGGGCACCCGAAATGATGCCGACTTTACCGGCGAGTAGGTTGTTAGGCATATGGTGAAATGAGTGAATGAGCGAATGAGTGATTAATTGAATGATGCCGGTCAGCTTTTATGTCTGACCAAAGGCCTCATTGACGGCTGGCAAGTTAGCCATTCACTCAGTTACTCATTCGCTCATTCACCTATTTCTCACCCCGCCATCTCGGCCCCGCGCAGGGCTAGCAGCTCCCGGGCGCTCTGGAAGGCGTGGGGGCTGGGATTGGCGCCGGATATCATCTGGGCAATTTCCTGGATACGCTCGTCGAGGTTGAGCGGGCGGATGCGGCTCACGGTGCGGTCGGCGCGGTCTTCCTTGTACACGAAATAGTGCGCGTCGCCGGCGGCGGCCATCTGGGGCAGGTGGCTGATGGCAATGAGCTGGTGCTTCTTGGCCATCTGCTGCATCATGCGGCCCACTTTCACCGCAATTTCCCCGCTGATGCCGGTGTCAATTTCGTCGAACACTATCGTGGGCAGGGCGGTTTTGTCGGCCAGCATGTACTTGATGCACAGCATCAGCCGGGAGAATTCCCCACCCGAAGCGGCTTTGCTCAGGGTCTGGGGCTGGGCGCCCTTGTTGGCCGTAAACAGAATACTAATCACGTCGAGGCCGCTGGCGGCCAGGGGGCCCTCCTGGTGCTGCACCACAATGCGGGAGTGCGGCATGCCCAGGTCCGCGAGCAGGGCGGCCAGTTCCTTCTCAAACTTCGGAAACGATTTGCGCCGGGCCTCCGAGAGGCGGGCGGCCTGCTTGGTGGCCGTGGCCAGGGCGGCATCGGCGTCGCGGCGGAGGCGGCCGATTTGCTTGTCCAGGTTCAGCACCGAGCCCACTTTGTCGCGCAAGTCGTCGCGCACGGCCAGCAGGGCCACCACGTCGCGCACCTGGTGCTTGCGCTGGAGGCTGTAGAGCACGTTCAGGCGCCCTTGCAGCTCATCGATGCGGGCTGGGTCGCCCTCGGTGCGACGCTCGGCAGCTTCTATTTCGTCGGCAATGTCGTGTAGCTCAATCAGGCAGGAGTCGAGGCGCTGCTTCAGCTCCTTGGCCTGCTCTGAGTAGCTGGCAATCTGCCCTAGCAATGTGGAGGCCTCTTTCATGCTGGAGGCGGCGCAGTATTCACTTTCCGAGAGGCTTTGCAGGGCGTGGGTCAGCTTGAATTTGATTTCCTCGGCGTGCTCCAGCTCCTTTACCTCCTGCTCCACTTCCTCCTGGTTTTCGTTGTCGAGGCGGGCGTCTTCCAGCTCACTGAGCAGAAAACTGTGGTAGTCCAGCTCCTTGTTGGCCTGGGCCACCCGGCTTTCCAGCTCGCGCAGTTCGGCGTCGAGCTTGCGGTACTGGCGGTAGGCGCTGCTGTACTGGCTGCGCGTGGGCACGAGGCCAGCATAGAGGTCGAGCAGGTTGAGCTGAAACACGGCATCCCCGAGCAGCAGCGTGTCGTGCTGGGAGTGGATGTCCATGAGGTTGGCCCCGATGTGGCGCAGGGTTTCCAGCGTCACCGGCGTGTCGTTCACGAAGGCCCGGGACTTGCCGCCGGGGCTGATTTCGCGGCGCAGAATGCACTGGGTGTCGTAGTCCAGGTCTTCGGCCTCAAAAATGTCCTGAAGCTGGTAGCTGCTGATGTCAAACTGGCCTTCAATCACGCATTTCTTCTCCGTGTCGAAGAGCATGCGCGAGTCGGCGCGGTTGCCGAGCAGCAGGCCAATGGCGCCCAGCATGATGGACTTACCGGCGCCCGTTTCGCCGGTGATGATATTGAGCAAGGCCGAGGGCTGCAGCTGGAGCTGCTCAATCAGGGCGTAATTGCGGATGCGAAGGTCAATCAGCATAACAAACCACGTGAGGGAGCTGACAAAAAGAAAAGCCACCATCACTAGGTGGCTTTAGCAAAGCTACTAACTCCTTTAGTGTTATGCCAATAGTTTTTGCAAAACAAAATTTTGGGTGCTAAAAAATTTCTCGCTGAGGTCCGCTGAGGTTTACATAGAGGTTCGCTGAGGGCTACTGGCGCAGGATGGACTGGTATTTGGCGGAGTTGGTGGGGTCTACTTCGCTGAGCAGGGTTACGACCTGGGTTTTCTGCTGCTGGTCGGGGCTGGTGCGGAACACGTTGGCAATTTCGTCGGCCTTGGTGGTGAAAAAGGCGCGGGCCAGTAAGGTGCCGGGGCGGCGCTGCACCGCCTGCTGCACGCCTTGCAGCGCCGTGGCAATGCTGGCGCGGGCTTCCTCGGGCTTGGTAATGAACACGTCCATGCCCTGGCGGTAGTAGGCGTACATGCCGGTGCGGAAAGCTTCCAGCTGCGGATCCTGGAGGTTGTTGAGCAGCCAATACCGGTTGCTGGCTTCACTGTCGCTCCACCCTGCGTCGTTTTCATTGGTGACGTTCTGCGACAAGGCATTCGTCTGAATCGTGCGGGCCCGGTCGTAGTAGGGCGAGCCGCTCAGGCGGGCGAAGCTGTCCTGGTCCATGCCAATGATGATGTAGGCATAAAAAGACAGCAGTGACGACAAATTGCCTACGAACGTATTCTCCGAGTAGTCGAGCGGGTTTTGGGGTGAGTAGTTGAACACCCAGCTGGGGTCGGCGTAGCTCAGCAGATTAGTTTCGTAGCCGGTGCCGTACACGGGGCGGGTGCTCAGAATGCGCACGGTGGCCCGGTACGTGCCGGTTTGCGGAATATCCCGGATGCCGATAAACAAGCGACACCGAATCCGCTCCTCGGGCCGGTAGGTTTGGTTGGTGAAGGTGCGCGTGTTAAGAAACGTCTGGATGTCGTTCTGCATCTGCTGAATCAGCTGGCGGTCCGCCACGGTGACGTTTTCGGTGGTGACGCGCACTTCGCTGAGCAGTTCCTGGGCGCAGACGGCGCCGGGTGCCAGCAACAAGGCCAGCAGGAGCAGCAAAGAAGGCAAAAAGAGGTTACGCATGATGGGGCAAACGGGCAAGAACGGTACGCACGATGTCGCGGGCCACCTCGGCCTTGAGCTTCAGCTCAAAGGTAGTCACGCGCCCGTCGGCTTCCAGCAGCGTCACTTGGTTGGTATCGTGCCGAAACCCGGCTCCCGCGTCGCGCAGGGAGTTCAACACTACCAGGTCAAAGTTTTTGCGCCGGAGCTTGTCGAGGGCGTAAGCCCGCTCATCGTTCGTCTCCAACGCAAAACCTACCGAATATTGTTCAGGCCGCTTCGTTCGGCCCAGCGTAGCGGCAATATCCACGTTCTTGACCAGCTCCAGCGTGAGCGTGTCGCCGTCTTTTTTGATTTTCTGGGTGGCCGCCTGCGCCGGCTTATAGTCGGCCACGGCGGCGGCAAACACCCACACGTCGGCCACCGGAGCCACGGCAGCGGCGGCGGCATACATCTGGTCGGCTGTTTCCACGCGCTGAGTACGGATGCGCGCGGCCGCAGGGTCCGGCAGGTTGGTAGGGCCGCTGATAAGGGTCACGTTCGCGCCGGCCTCGGCAAAGGCTTCGGCCAAGGCGTAGCCCATTTTGCCGGTGCTGTGGTTGCCGATGAAGCGCACCGGGTCCAGTGGTTCATACGTGGGGCCAGCCGTGACGAGGACGTGCATTTTTTTGAATTAAAAATTAAGAATTAGGAATTAAAAATTGGAACGTATAGCACAACGAGGTGAAGCTATTTGGAAGATTGTTTGAAACATACAAGACCGTCATGCTGAGCCCCGCGAAGCATCTCTACCGCTTCGCTGAGCAAGCGTTAAAAATTAGCCAGAGGTAGAGATACTTCAACAAGCGGACGTCAGATGAAGCATGACGGTCTATCAACTTCCTAAACAGCTTCTCTGCGCAAGACTCTCAACCCTCACACAAGGCGAAGACGCCTCACTATTTTTACTTGTTACTTCTCAGTTTCTACTTGAAAAACCTTTCCAGCTCCGCCACAATGTCTTCCGGCTCCAGCATGCGGCCGGGGCCGCTAAGGCCGCTGGCCAGCTCGCCGGCGGGCGAGTCCCAGATGGTATTGCCGTAGCTGCGCAGGCGCTGGAGGTTGGCCTGAGTGGCGGGGTGCTGGTACATATCGAGGTCCATGGCCGGGGCCAGAAACACGGGGCAGCGGGCCGAGAGGTAGACGGCATCGAGCAGGGTTTCGCAGAGGCCGTTGGCGAGGTGGGCCAGGGTATTAGCCGAGGCCGGCGCCACCACCAGCGCATCGGCCCACAACCCCAGGTGAACGTGGTTGTGCCACTCGCCGGCTTGCTCGTCCTTCAAAAAACCCTGCAATACTGGCTTCTTAGAAAGCGTGCCCAGCGTAAGCGGCGTCACGAAGGCCGTAGCCGCCGGCGTCAGGAGTACCTGCACCTCGGCGCCGGCTTTCACCAGCAGCCGCACCAGCACCACCGACTTATACGCCGCAATGCTGCCGCTCACGCCCAGCAGTATCTTACGCCCTTGCATGATTTAGAAGTGAGAAGTCAGAGGTAAGAAGTGAGAAAACTGAAAGCCAGAACGTCATGCCTTATCTGACGTCCGCTTGCCGAAGCATCTCTACCGCTTACCGCTTTGTTGCTAACAACAGAAGTTAGCCCGCGGTAGAGATGCTTCGGCAAGCGGACGTCAGATAAGGCATGACGTTCTTTTATCCTGGTCGTATTCTGCCTACTCCGCCTTGCGGGTTTCGGTTTGCTCTTCTTCCTCGGGAGTATGGAAGTACACTTTGCCTTCCAGGAACTCCTCTACGGCCAAGTTAGTGGGCTTGGGCAGCCGCTCGTAGTGCTTGCTGATTTCGATTTGCTCCCGGTTCTCAAACACCTCCTCCAGGTTATCGACGGTGGTGGCAAACTCGGCCAGCTTGCTATTCAGCTCTTCCTTCAGCTTCACGGCAATCTGGTTGGCACGCTTCGAAATGATGGCAATGCTCTCATACACGTTGCCGGTGTCCTCGGTGAAGTCCGACATGTTGCGGGTCACGATGGAGGCGGGGACGTTATTAGGAGTCTTCATATCAGGAATGTGAAAATGTGTTGGTAATGTGCGGAATGTGGCTGAAGGCAGTAGATGTGAAAAGTAAGAACATGCGTGGCCGCACAGCCAGCTTTATCATTTTCATATTCTACCACATTCCGCACATTAATTTGCGGCAGTTGAGTCGGCGGGTTTGAGCTTGGCTACCTGCTCACGGGCGTCTTCGTACATGCGCTCGGCGTCCTTGAGGTTTTTGCTTTTCGGATAGGTATCCACGAAATTTTGGTAGAAGGCAATGGCTTCCAGGTACCGTTCGCGCTGCTTTTCTTCCACGCTTTCGCGGGCCAGGTCGTACTGAGCGCTGAGCTTCAGGAAGGCGGCTTCCTCGTTGAAGGCCGAGGCCGGAAACTGCTGCTGGAAGCCCGCCAGCGCCGTCACGGCCGACTGGTAGTAGCGGAGGTCGTAGTAGAGGCGGGCGCTGCGGAAGGCCTTGTTCTCCAGCTTGGTTTGCAGCTCCCTGGACATATTCTCGGCCTCGGGCCGGAACTTGCTTTCGGGGTAGCGGTTCAGGAAATCCTGGATGCCTTCCAGGGCCGAGAACGTGCTGGTTTGGTCGAGCTGGAACTCCGGCGAGTCGCGGAACTGCGACTTGGCGTACATGAAGTTCGCCTCTTCGGCGTAGGGCGAGTTCGGGTAAGTGTCGGCAAACTGCCGGAAGTAGTAGGCGCTGAGCGTGTAGTTGCGCTGGCGGAAGTTGGTATTGGCAAAGTAGAACTGGGCTTTCTCAGCCTCAGGCCGGCCCTTTAGCAGCGGAATCAGCTCTTCCAGCAGGGTGCCAGCCTTGAAAAAGTCGCCTTTCTCGTAGTATTGAATGGCAGCTTCGTACTTCTTGTTTACGTCGGTGCTCTTGAGCAGCTTCTGGTAGCCGCTGCACGAGCCCAGCAGCAACGCGCTCAGCAACAAGACAAACAAGGTAGGGCGGAAAGACAGCATAAGGGGCGCAAAGGTAAGGATAAATTGTAGCCGCGGCAGCACTTCTCCACCAGGAGCTTCCTACTTGCGGCCGGCCACCGGCGGGGGTGCCGGGCGGCGGGGCTTGGGTTTGGCCGGGGCCGGCTTGCGGACCGGGGCTTTCTTCTTGACGGGAGCGGCCTTTTTCTTGGGCTTGGCCGGCGCCGCAAAGTGCTTGCCTAACGTCAGGCGGCGCGTAGGGCGTTCCTTTTCCCGCCACTGGAAACCCTTGAGCTTCTGGTCGGCGGGCGTCAGCTCGTGGGGTGGAATAAAGCTGGCATCGGGGTTGGTGCGGAAGGTGATGGTCTGGAGCTTGCGCTGGTCGAAGCGCAGGGCCATGGTGGCGGCCACGGCTTTGTTCAGGCCGCTCACGGCCGTGTCGCCCTCAAGAGCATAGTAGAGGCTCTCGGCGTTGCCAAGCACATCCACTTTTTTTATGGCACTCTCCCGGAAGTAGGCCACCATGGTGCGGCCCTTCACCTGATTGAAGTTCAGCAGCGTATCCTGGCCCGCAATGAAGGCGTTGCCGTACAGGCGCATCTGGTCGATTTTGCCGCGGCGCTGCTGAATCTCCATGCTGTCGGCCGTGAGCTGGTTGCGCTCATTCCAGAGTACCGGGTCGTGGCTGAGGTAGATGACGGAGTCCTGGCGGTTGTAGGTCAGCGAGTCGCAGCGGCCCTGCAAGTCGCGGCGGAAGATGCGCACCTTGCGGTAGGCGTAGATGATGCCGGCCTCGTTGCGGGGCGGGCGCCCTTCCACGCTCACCAGCGTGTCGGCCGATAGGTAGAGCGTGTCCCGGTCCGAGATATTGCGCATCACCGGGCGGCTGCCGTACACCTTGGCCCGGCCCTCCGTGCGCCAGTACCGCCCCACGTCGCCCCGAATCACGAGGTTGTCTTTCTTCGAGGTCATCGACACGCGGCCGGTGGCCACACCGTACTGCCGGGCTTCGTCGTACATCAGCCGGTCGCCGCCCAGCAGGTAGTTCGGCGTCTCGATTTTGGCATTCTGGGCGAAGTTGGATACGCGCGTGATGGTATTGTAGGTACCATTTTCGGCATAAAGCGTGCCCTGGCGGCCCTTGATGCGCGTGGGCCCCAGAAACGTAGCCACCTTGGAAACCGTGTTGTACTGGAGCGTGTCGGTGTCGATGGTGTTGTCTTTGGTTACCAGCTTCACGTCGCGCTTAAAGCTGAACACCTTGCTCTGGGTGTTGTAGTAGCCGAAGCGGCTGTCGAGGGTGTTTTCGGGGTCCTGGAGGTGGCCGCCGGTGCTGTAGTAGGCCAGGTTGCGGTTCAGGTCGTAGTCGAGGGCTTGGGTGGTGAGCGTCATGCGCGGGTCGCGCATGGTCACGTTACCGGTGAGGCGGGCCTGGCGGGTGTCGCCGTCGTAGGTGCCCCGGTCGCCGGTGATGGTGATGGTGTCGTTCTGGATGATACGCACATTGCTAAATGCCTCCAGCGCATTGCGCTCCGTGTACTGATAGGCTGAGTCGCAATAGAGTAGCGTAGTACCCTGCCGAAAGCTCACGTTGCCTATGATCTTCCGTATCTCGACGCCGTTAAAATCACCTCCCACCAATTTGCCAGCACCAGGCAGTAGCTCAATCTGCTGGCCTTTGGGCGGTGCGGGTTGGGTGCCGGGGCGCGGTGCTGGAAGCTGCTGCCCCCACACCAGGACCGGCAGCAGCAAGAGAAGGAAAAGGAAAACAGACTTAGGAAAGGACATTTCAGCGCAAAGGTACGGAAGGCCCGCTGCTAACGGCTTTCTTTGCGGGATAGTGTAGTACCATCTCTTCTCCGAAACCTCACCCCCTAGCCCCCTCTCCAAAAGAGAGGAGGGACTAGTTGCTAGGTTAGCAAAGCTAGATTCTAGTTCCCCTCCTTGGAAAGGAGGGGTTAGGGGTGGTTGATTGACGGTAGAACGATGTTAGAACTAGTGCTAAAAATCGTTCTGTCGATTGTCAACTACCCCCAGCCCCTCCTTTCTAAGGAGGGGAACTAGAGCTAGAAAACTAGTCCCCCCTCTCTTTTGGAGAGGGGGCTAGGGGGTGAGGTCCACGTCTGCCATGCTCGACCGTATTCAAGCTTACATTCAAGAACACCAGCTCTTCTCCCCTACCGATAAGCTGCTCGTCGCCGTCAGCGGCGGGCTCGACTCGGTGGTGCTGGCCCACGTGCTGCGCAAGCTGGGGGTGGCGTTTGCCGTGGCCCACTGCCACTTCGGGCTGCGCGGCGAGGAGGCCGACGCCGACGAGCAGTTTGTGCGCAAGCTGGCGGCCCAGTACGACGTGCCCTACTTCGTGGAGTTCTTTCAGACCAAGCAGTTTGCCCAGCAGGAAAGCATTTCAGTCCAGATGGCGGCCCGCGCCCTGCGCTACGAGTGGTTTGAGCGGACGCGCCAGGCCCAGGGCCTCGACTACATTGCCACGGCCCACCACCAGCGCGACACGGCCGAAACCATGCTGCTCAACCTCACCCACGGCACCGGCCTGGCCGGCCTGCACGGCATCCGGCCCAAAGCCGGCCGCCTGGTGCGGCCCCTGCTGGCCGTGGGCAAGGAAGACCTGTATGACTACGTGGTGGAAAACCGCCTGATTTGGCGCGAAGATGCCTCCAACGACTCGCCCGTGTACCAGCGCAACCGCCTGCGCCTGGAGGTGCTGCCCGTGCTGCGCGACATCAACCCCAACCTCGACCAGACCCTGAGCATTACGGCCGAGCGGGTGGGCGGGGCCGAGGAAATCGTGCGGCGCTACGTGGAGGAAACCGCCGCCCAGGCCCAGCGCCAGGAGCCCGAAGCTACCTACCTCGACATCCGCACTTTGCAGCGCACGGCCGCCACCACGCTCGTGCTGCACGAGCTGCTGCGGCCCTTCGGCTTCTCTTACCTGGTGGTAAAAGACATTGTGCACAGCTTTGGAGCCGAGCCAGGCCGGCGCTTCGAGTCGCCGACGCACCGGCTGGTCAAGGACCGGGAGCAGCTGGTCATCACCCCGCGCAGCCTCACCAAATTCGGCACCCACCAGCTCCAGGCCGGGCAGGAGGCCCTGAAAATCGACGGCCTGCACTTGCGCACCGAGCTGCTGGAACGCACCGAGGGCTTCGACATTCCGCGCGGCAAAGCCGTAGCCGCCCTCGATGCCGACCAGCTCAAATTTCCGCTCACGGTGCGCCCCTGGCAGGAGGGCGACTGGTTTATGCCCATCGGCCTCAAAGGCAAAAAGAAGCTTTCCGACTTCCTCATCGACCAGAAAGTGCCCCTCAACCTCAAAGACCAGGTGCAGGTGCTCGTCTCCGCCGACGGCAAAATAGCCTGGGTTATCGGCTTCCGGCCAGATGAGCGGTTCAAGGTGACGGACGAAACAGAACGGGTGCTGGTGGTGAAGCGGATGTGAAGTGTAGAAATGAGAAGGTGAGACATG
This region of Hymenobacter sp. YIM 151500-1 genomic DNA includes:
- the tilS gene encoding tRNA lysidine(34) synthetase TilS; the protein is MLDRIQAYIQEHQLFSPTDKLLVAVSGGLDSVVLAHVLRKLGVAFAVAHCHFGLRGEEADADEQFVRKLAAQYDVPYFVEFFQTKQFAQQESISVQMAARALRYEWFERTRQAQGLDYIATAHHQRDTAETMLLNLTHGTGLAGLHGIRPKAGRLVRPLLAVGKEDLYDYVVENRLIWREDASNDSPVYQRNRLRLEVLPVLRDINPNLDQTLSITAERVGGAEEIVRRYVEETAAQAQRQEPEATYLDIRTLQRTAATTLVLHELLRPFGFSYLVVKDIVHSFGAEPGRRFESPTHRLVKDREQLVITPRSLTKFGTHQLQAGQEALKIDGLHLRTELLERTEGFDIPRGKAVAALDADQLKFPLTVRPWQEGDWFMPIGLKGKKKLSDFLIDQKVPLNLKDQVQVLVSADGKIAWVIGFRPDERFKVTDETERVLVVKRM